The stretch of DNA TGGCGCTGTCCTTCGACGCCCTGAGCTACCGCCTGCTGCCTCCGGAAATCCTCGCGGGCAACACGACCTCCGCCCTGAACGGGCGCTACCTGTACCAGACCTACGTGGTGATGGTGTGCAGTTGGCTGCTGTTCCCCGTGCCGCTGGCCGGACGACTCGCCCTCGGCCTCTTTCTGACGAGCCTCGGTTTGACGACGCTCGCCACCGGGCACGCGGTGGGGCACGGGCAGGCCGTTCTGGGCGGGGGGCTGAGCCTGGTGCTGACCCAGGCCGCGGTGGGAGGCTGTTTCTACCTGCTGCTGCACGTGCTGACCGGGGTGTACACCCGCCACGCCACGCTCGAACATGAGCGGGGACTCCTGGAGCGGTACGCGCACGTGGACGTGCTCACGGACCTGCCCAACCGGCGGGCCTTTGACGCGGCCCTCGCCCGGGAGGTGGCGTGTGCCCGGCGCGAGGGGTCGGCCCTGAGCCTGGTCACCTTCGACCTCGACCACTTCAAGCGGGTGAACGATACCTACGGTCATGACGTGGGAGACCGCGTGCTGGTCGACCTCACCGCTCTCGTCCGGAGCGAACTGGGCGCGGGTGAAGTGCTGGCCCGCTGGGGGGGCGAGGAGTTCGTCCTGCTGCTGCCGGGGGTGGACGGGGCGCGGGCGTGGGGGCGCGCGGAAGGGCTGCGCGCGCGGGTGGCCGCGCACGACTTCGGCGTCGGGGGGGTGACGGTCAGCCTGGGCGTCGCCACCCTGCGGGGGGACGAGCCCGCGAGTTGGCTGTTCAAACGCGCGGACGAGGCCCTCTACGCGGCCAAGCGGGGCGGCCGGAACCGCGTGGGCGGGGCGGCCGGGTCCGGGCACCCGGAGGCGGATGTGGGTGAGGTGGCGGGCCGGGTGGACGCCGCGCGCCGCG from Deinococcus aestuarii encodes:
- a CDS encoding GGDEF domain-containing protein — protein: MPQPHSPPPIFTPEYVRALERVFRLILPVMALTEAARAWVEWSTHPLEAGLNLLYGVVFLAGAVGLGTLPGRALTVIRVMFGAAVLVALSFDALSYRLLPPEILAGNTTSALNGRYLYQTYVVMVCSWLLFPVPLAGRLALGLFLTSLGLTTLATGHAVGHGQAVLGGGLSLVLTQAAVGGCFYLLLHVLTGVYTRHATLEHERGLLERYAHVDVLTDLPNRRAFDAALAREVACARREGSALSLVTFDLDHFKRVNDTYGHDVGDRVLVDLTALVRSELGAGEVLARWGGEEFVLLLPGVDGARAWGRAEGLRARVAAHDFGVGGVTVSLGVATLRGDEPASWLFKRADEALYAAKRGGRNRVGGAAGSGHPEADVGEVAGRVDAARRVSRERGGVSREA